One Ostrea edulis chromosome 2, xbOstEdul1.1, whole genome shotgun sequence genomic region harbors:
- the LOC125682023 gene encoding chitin synthase chs-2-like translates to MSDECSSIETDITSCSSDEDDFSNINSPYSFGKYKVVYKVNDMNQGDVDSKIDNGGEPQTSPEGPYLNRSIPLPMETSNTSTENLIPKEKNLPPNGIVNPMMSSINIEVPSWSDTSSDNMKDPSSSRASTLTRETKSDDPTSIEKGINYKEAKEKSNSFPRYTSLSSHSEPLKDPAPSATLSSKPSSMKPWDVFRVASRDISKTIDGTYVSLFRKCTKVLVSIVLTILILLTTMVSKSSLLLIASNVYSNVTLNCTKSNKPGHVTSCRRLAPDVEGTAFQPSQTVEVTWLWALFLVTTTPYVFTFTKCVWRIFFKKTRNPTFTILTIALSIETLHSIGICIFVFYVLPSLDPIRGLMLTFGTAFIPSFLKMFDSQRETGRRFYVVLADVLAMLIQASVLLMWPLLNIIRGIDYEQSWGIFVSLLLISLGWWENYVSKFTHLGKLGSSLLELKRSIRRSRTKLYAAVSVWKVVLTLGMMLALMSNLKLSCVKALVFEGHNRADECPHLAYPEDALNVESSAFKHDAFWVSVVQIVCCLLCYTFAKSACKIMLQVGSFSLPLMLAAPIMAGLFIESCESWKTTGVGVSKLMPDYLYWTCDIHGVSADFLLRLVSDYYLPVTLIWWLSFMWVTFHIWIPRVERLVQTERLFVQPLYCGVMLEQSLMLNRRRDDRDRDFRLRSEKQKRFGFESPELNIKNDFIDRGILPGRRSLKTDRTPMIYVCATMWHETQKEMIQILTSLFRLDNDQCARKNAQKFFDVVDPDYYEFETHVFFDDAFEPHDDDEYQYHVNSFVKQMLLVMDDAASKVHKVPIKIPPPTKYPTPYGGRLEWTLPGGNKLYIHMKDKVKIRHKKRWSQVMYMYYLLGYKLVAQPLDSRRKQTIADNTYILALDGDVDFKPSAVQLLVDRMRKNEKVGAACGRIHPIGTGLMIWYQKFEYAVSHWLQKATEHLIGCVLCSPGCFSLFRASALMDDNVMRKYATLSSSARHYVQFDQGEDRWLCTLLLQQGYRVEYSAAADALTYAPEGFAEFYNQRRRWSPSTMANIMDLLTDWRNVININENISFLYIMYQGLLFLSSLVTPGTIFLLIVGALNSAFGIELLPSLAINLVPIILFLLSCFLLESKWQILLAQFLSLVYSLLMMVVVVGIGLEMKQEGICSPTTVFMIFIIGTFIVAAVLHPQEFYCIMHGALYFLCIPSMSMLLMIYSICNLHVVSWGTRENAIAAQPNAKPQKKKDGKIAAILNKFSSSRNKEDSEYAFSFGNLFRCLCCPKPRSNDDDKRFEEVLNKLENLERVMALPKEVQQRVMIDAETNVSEVDMKENNDSLDKRPLDNGDVRFNPIYQSKLSPHEEDTPSWIHDDDIGHGRVRFLSKEEKNFWSELILKYLYPLQHDEKHKKKMGNDLLELRNKMSLMFFMTNALFIVIIFSLQYAKSKGGTGLSIPLPCHDTSNNALSLEPISLLFMAIFGIALFIQFISMFFHRLATFMHIMSTTEVNCMKPNENEINQMDLDSKISLVKQFQQFDDDDDARSISTVGSDLDEDSSITQDDSPKIKRKKTVLRITRRKRNQAPHSGNLSGKFIKTFIDFAKDLENNGNGNSNVNGSGKIRRSKKAKKAMASLEQNKDMVLNKAHVIKSRWHRLAKATKWDSSGDKWGSLLRLASQSRTSLNTITEDDKRNSWIRGISKMTRSNSEFSVNTLPDLGSLSQRNSYAEPILNIITSGLENVDGINGGRRVTTAEINNLHKSRFPGENVYDAVEEVDSDSTDSDYEEADLPSSRNSSPVGTNNVESKSVEMHTIISEVPENNRKSGTGNETENGDTHL, encoded by the exons atgagTGATGAATGTTCCTCAATAGAGACGGATATCACTTCGTGTTCGTCCGATGAAGACGATTTCAGTAACATAAATTCTCCTTACAGCTTCGGTAAATACAAAGTGGTATACAAAGTCAACGACATGAACCAAGGAGATGTGGACTCTAAAATTGACAAC gGCGGTGAACCGCAGACATCTCCAGAAGGACCTTACTTGAATAGAAGTATTCCCTTACCAATGGAGACATCCAACACCAGTACAGAAAATCTCATCCCTAAAGAGAAAAAT TTACCACCAAACGGAATCGTCAATCCAATGATGTCTAGCATCAATATCGAGGTTCCATCTTGGAGTGACACCAGTAGTGATAATATGAAAGACCCTTCCAGCTCAAGAGCCTCAACTTTAACCAGGGAAACCAAGTCAGACGATCCCACTTCCATTGAAAAGGGCATTAATTATAAAGAGGCGAAGGAGAAAAGCAACTCATTTCCAAGATACACTAGTCTGTCCTCCCACAGTGAACCTCTAAAAGACCCAGCTCC TAGTGCAACTTTATCATCCAAACCCTCCTCCATGAAGCCTTGGGATGTATTTAGAGTAGCCTCACGTGATATTTCGAAAACAATAGACGGAACGTATGTTAGTCTGTTCCGAAAATGCACCAAAGTACTTGTGAGCATTGTACTAACTATTCTTATCTTACTAACAACAATGGTTAGCAAAAGCAGTCTTCTCCTGATTGCTTCAAATGTATATTCTAATGTGACACTTAATTGCACAAAAAGCAATAAGCCTGGACATGTGACTTCCTGTCGCCGATTGGCACCGGATGTAGAAGGGACAGCTTTTCAGCCATCTCAGACTGTAGAAGTTACATGGCTTTGGGCTTTATTTTTGGTGACTACAACTCCTTATGTTTTCACGTTCACAAAGTGTGTGTGGAGGATATTTTTCAAGAAAACAAGAAACCCAACATTTACAATTCTAACAATC GCTTTGTCGATAGAGACCCTTCATTCTATTGGAATCTGCATTTTCGTATTCTACGTTCTCCCAAGCTTGGATCCTATCCGTGGGTTGATGCTTACATTTGGTACTGCTTTCATTCCTTCATTTCTGAAGATGTTTGACAGTCAAAGAGAAACCGGACGACGGTTCTACGTTGTACTAGCAGACGTACTAGCTATGTTGATACAAGCCTCTGTTTTGCTAATGTGGCCTCTTCTGAACATAATAAGAGGCATCGATTACGAGCAATCATGGGGTATTTTTGTATCCCTGCTTTTAATTTCATTAGGATGGTGGGAAAATTATGTTAGCAAATTCACACATTTGGGAAAACTAGGAAGTTCGTTACTGGAGTTGAAAAGAAGTATTCGACGAAGTAGAACAAAGCTATATGCTGCAGTGAGTGTTTGGAAAGTCGTTTTAACGTTGGGAATGATGCTGGCTCTAATGAGTAATCTTAAACTATCCTGTGTGAAAGCTTTGGTTTTCGAAGGACATAATCGAGCAGATGAATGTCCCCATTTGGCATATCCAGAGGATGCCTTAAATGTGGAAAGTTCCGCGTTCAAGCATGATGCATTTTGGGTTTCAGTGGTTCAGATTGTGTGCTGTCTTCTCTGTTACACATTTGCTAAATCAGCCTGTAAAATCATGCTTCAGGTCGGAAGCTTCTCTCTTCCACTAATGTTGGCGGCACCGATAATGGCGGGTTTATTTATAGAGAGCTGTGAGTCATGGAAGACTACGGGAGTGGGGGTTTCTAAGTTGATGCCGGATTATTTGTACTGGACCTGTGATATCCATGGCGTTTCCGCTGATTTTCTTCTACGACTGGTTTCGGATTATTATCTTCCTGTGACTTTGATTTGGTGGCTCTCATTCATGTGGGTCACATTCCACATATGGATTCCCAGAGTAGAACGTTTGGTACAAACAGAGAG GTTGTTTGTCCAACCACTGTACTGTGGAGTTATGCTGGAACAGTCGCTAATGCTCAACAGAAGAAGAGACGATAGGGACAGGGACTTTCGGTTGAGATCAGAAAAG CAAAAACGATTTGGGTTTGAATCGCCAGAACTAAATATCAAGAATGATTTTATTGACCGTGGTATACTGCCGGGTCGGAGATCTTTAAAGACTGACCGCACGCCAATGATCTATGTGTGTGCGACAATGTGGCATGAGACACAAAAAGAGATGATTCAAATTCTGACGTCATTGTTTAG GCTAGACAACGACCAATGTGCCAGGAAAAATGCGCAGAAATTTTTCGATGTTGTTGACCCAGATTATTATGAGTTCGAGACGCATGTATTTTTCGATGACGCCTTTGAACCCCATGATGATGACGAGTATCAATATCATGTGAACAGTTTCGTTAAACAAATGCTTCTTGTTATGGACGACGCAGCAAG TAAAGTACATAAGGTACCTATTAAAATACCCCCTCCTACAAAGTACCCGACTCCGTATGGAGGACGCCTGGAGTGGACATTACCAGGTGGTAATAAATTATACATCCACATGAAGGACAAAGTGAAGATCCGCCACAAAAAGAGATGGAGCCAG GTAATGTATATGTACTACTTGCTGGGTTACAAACTGGTGGCTCAACCCCTTGATTCCCGAAGGAAACAGACAATAGCTGATAATACTTATATCCTGGCCTTGGATGGAGATGTAGATTTCAAACCTTCGGCAGTACAACTACTTGTTGACCGAATGAGGAAAAACGAAAAAGTGGGCGCGGCATGCGGACGTATCCATCCAATTGGAACTG GTCTTATGATTTGGTATCAGAAGTTTGAATATGCAGTCAGCCATTGGTTACAAAAAGCTACAGAACATTTGATTGGATGTGTCCTTTGCAGTCCCGGGTGCTTCTCTTTGTTTCGCGCGTCAGCTTTGATGGACGATAACGTCATGAGAAAATATGCTACTTTATCATCTTCAGCACGTCACTACGTTCAATTTGACCAAG GAGAGGATCGATGGTTGTGCACTTTACTACTTCAGCAAGGGTACAGAGTGGAGTATTCCGCAGCCGCTGATGCTTTGACATACGCCCCAGAAGGATTTGCAGAGTTTTACAACCAAAGGCGTCGCTGGTCACCATCTACAATGGCAAACATCATGGATTTACTCACAGACTGGCGAAATGTTAttaatatcaatgaaaacatttcGTTTCTGTATATTATGTACCAGGGTTTATTGTTCCTTTCGTCATTGGTGACACCCGGTACTATTTTCTTACTCATCGTTGGAGCTCTGAACAGCGCATTTGGAATTGAATTGCTTCCTTCCCTCGCGATAAACCTCGTTCCAATAATACTTTTCCTGTTGAGTTGTTTCCTCTTGGAGTCTAAATGGCAG ATCTTGCTGGCACAGTTCTTGTCCTTAGTATATTCCCTGCTGATGATGGTGGTAGTTGTGGGTATTGGACTAGAGATGAAGCAAGAAGGCATTTGTTCACCGACGACAGTTTTCATGATATTTATAATCGGTACCTTCATTGTTGCAGCTGTTCTTCATCCACAGGAATTCTACTGTATTATGCATGGAGCTCTGTACTTCCTGTGTATACCGAGCATGTCCATGCTTCTCATGATCTACTCTATTTGTAATCTACATGTTGTATCATGGGGAACTAGAGAGAATGCCATAGCAGCACAACCAAACGCCAAACCCCAAAAAAAGAAGGATGGAAAAATTGCTGCTATTTTAAATAAGTTTTCCAGTTCACGAAACAAAGAAGATAGCGAATATGCCTTTTCTTTTGGAAATCTATTTAGATGTCTTTGCTGTCCTAAACCAAGGTCTAACGATGACGACAAAAGATTTGAAGAGGTTCTCAATAAATTAGAG aaTTTAGAAAGAGTCATGGCTCTTCCAAAAGAAGTTCAACAAAGAGTGATGATTGATGCTGAGACTAATGTGTCTGAGGTCgatatgaaagaaaataatgatAGTCTGGACAAACGACCTCTAGACAATGGAGATGTTCGAT TTAACCCAATTTATCAGTCCAAACTCAGTCCACATGAGGAGGACACACCTTCCTGGATTCACGATGATGACATTGGTCATGGAAGAGTAAGGTTTCTCAGCAAAGAGGAGAAAAATTTCTGGTCCGAGCTAATTTTGAAATACCTTTATCCACTTCAACACGACGAAAAACACAAGAAAAAGATGGGAAACGATCTTCTGGAATTGAGAAACAAGAtgagtttgatgttttttaTGACGAACGCACTGTTCATTGTAATTATCTTCAGCTTGCAGTATGCCAAGTCAAAAGGTGGTACCGGTCTGTCAATTCCTCTGCCATGCCACGATACCTCTAACAATGCGTTATCCCTGGAACCAATTTCACTATTATTCATGGCTATTTTTGGCATCGCactttttattcaatttatttCCATGTTTTTCCACCGATTGGCAACTTTCATGCACATCATGTCAACAACGGAGGTGAACTGTATGAAACCAAATGAGAATGAAATCAACCAAATGGATCTGGACTCTAAAATATCTCTCGTAAAACAATTCCAGCAATTCGACGACGACGACGATGCCAGAAGTATTTCTACAGTTGGGAGTGATCTGGATGAAGATAGTAGTATCACTCAAGACGATTCACCAAAAATAAAGCGGAAGAAGACAGTACTTCGAATTACACGAAGAAAGAGGAATCAGGCTCCACATTCTGGTAATCTGAGCGGCAAATTTATAAAGACTTTCATTGACTTCGCAAaagatttggaaaataatggaaATGGTAACAGTAATGTAAATGGAAGTGGTAAGATACGTAGAAGTAAGAAAGCGAAAAAAGCTATGGCTTCTCTAGAACAAAACAAGGATATGGTGCTAAATAAAGCGCATGTTATTAAATCACGCTGGCATCGCCTTGCGAAAGCAACTAAATGGGATTCATCTGGGGACAAATGGGGTTCACTACTGCGCCTCGCTTCACAGTCACGAACAAGTTTAAATACAATTACAGAAGACGACAAAAGAAATTCGTGGATCCGGGGGATTTCAAAGATGACTAGATCCAACAGCGAATTCTCTGTGAATACGTTACCTGATTTGGGATCTCTGTCACAAAGAAACAGTTACGCTGAACCCATTTTGAATATCATTACTAGTGGGTTAGAGAATGTAGACGGCATCAACGGTGGAAGACGGGTTACTACCGCGGAAATCAACAATCTCCATAAATCTAGATTTCCAGGCGAAAATGTGTACGATGCAGTAGAGGAGGTAGATTCCGACAGCACAGACTCGGACTATGAAGAGGCAGATCTACCATCTTCGAGAAATTCGTCTCCAGTCGGTACAAATAATGTCGAGTCTAAAAGCGTAGAAATGCATACGATTATATCTGAGGTGCCTGAAAATAACCGAAAAAGTGGGACGGGAAATGAAACCGAAAATGGAGATACTCATTTATAA